The proteins below come from a single Xiphophorus hellerii strain 12219 chromosome 14, Xiphophorus_hellerii-4.1, whole genome shotgun sequence genomic window:
- the tnfsf12 gene encoding tumor necrosis factor ligand superfamily member 12, which produces MQRILQRRRVRKLRVVWASLALVALSLAACSALFTAWTWRQTRDLSQSFQILQDRLEQVNTQRKAIVQLILEKRELLLERVKRDGGSVRGRNGNGRKAASHFEITKLSSQQVGEGGVIKGWEERTLNMSKAVRYNKEEGKFTVERAGVYFLFCQVLFNEQQSQYVKLDVMTNGPRPQKLQCMEGYGTTPSAGPHSFHFVKPCQVSGLLRLERGTELQAKTGPSFSLHPVANHVFSIFKVN; this is translated from the exons ATGCAGCGGATTCTGCAGAGGAGGCGAGTGCGCAAGCTGCGAGTCGTCTGGGCTTCCCTGGCGCTGGTGGCTCTGTCTCTGGCCGCCTGCAGCGCGCTGTTCACGGCGTGGACCTGGCGACAGACGCGGGACCTGTCCCAGTCCTTCCAGATCCTGCAGGACCGACTCGAGCAG GTCAACACGCAGAGGAAGGCAATTGTTCAGCTCATTCTGGAGAAGagagagctgctgctggagcgaGTGAAGCGAGACG GGGGCTCGGTGCGAGGGAGAAACGGGAATGGAAGGAAAGCGGCGTCTCATTTCGAGA TAACCAAACTCTCCTCTCAGCAAG TCGGAGAAGGGGGCGTGATAAAAGGCTGGGAGGAGAGGACGCTCAATATGAGTAAAGCGGTGAGGTACAACAAGGAGGAAGGCAAATTCACGGTGGAGAGAGCAGGAGTCTACTTCCTGTTCTGTCAG GTGTTGTTCAATGAACAGCAGTCTCAATATGTGAAGCTGGACGTGATGACCAACGGGCCCCGGCCCCAGAAGCTGCAGTGCATGGAGGGCTACGGGACCACGCCCTCCGCGGGGCCGCACTCCTTCCACTTCGTGAAGCCCTGCCAGGTGTCTGGCCTCCTGCGGCTGGAGAGGGGCACAGAACTCCAGGCCAAGACGGGCCCGTCCTTCAGCCTCCACCCGGTGGCCAATCACGTTTTTAGCATCTTCAAAGTCAACTGA
- the sat2a.1 gene encoding diamine acetyltransferase 2: MDFSIRAANVEDCKDIARMIRELAEYEKIADQVKVTQKDLEQDGFSKNPFFHGIVAEVPEQHRTKEGHTKIGYALYFYSYSSWAGRSVYMEDLYVMPEFRGKGIGKALMSKVAQLGLAAGCNQLNFTVLDWNKSSVDFYLSQGCVDVTDKIGYHCMRCEGEALEHLAQP; the protein is encoded by the exons ATGGATTTCTCCATCAGGGCGGCGAACGTGGAGGACTGCAAGGACATCGCGCGGATGATCAGG GAGCTGGCAGAGTACGAGAAGATAGCTGATCAGGTTAAAGTCACACAGAAAG ACTTGGAGCAAGACGGCTTCTCCAAGAATCCGTTCTTTCACGGCATCGTTGCCGAGGTGCCGGAACAGCACAGAACCAAAGAAG GACATACGAAGATTGGCTATGCACTTTACTTCTACTCCTACAGCTCCTGGGCAGGAAGATCCGTTTACATGGAGGACTTGTACGTGATGCCAGAATTTCGAG GGAAGGGAATTGGAAAAGCACTTATGAGCAAGGTAGCACAG CTGGGTCTGGCCGCTGGATGCAACCAGCTCAACTTCACGGTTCTGGACTGGAACAAGTCATCTGTGGACTTTTACCTGAGCCAGGGCTGCGTCGATGTCACGGATAAAATAGGCTACCACTGCATGCGCTGCGAAGGTGAGGCACTGGAGCACCTGGCACAACCGTAA